A section of the Candidatus Goldiibacteriota bacterium genome encodes:
- a CDS encoding nucleotidyl transferase AbiEii/AbiGii toxin family protein, which produces MYFDNYRFSEDLDFVYSKGADLSLLRDKLNALIDGLKISLTGINVTEEKEEKSRLQIMLGYNLVNEIIEGGKHLKLDICEAEDVPGNIAARIRYIHDEFKNADDNLLCYKLEAVAADKINRINSINKEARDIYDMKFILEAEVDINKLKEEYKRRFAYSLNSADLIRKVKDKAYEGLWNSRLGHQVKELPEYKVFIKQLENVIKERFNILDY; this is translated from the coding sequence GTGTATTTTGACAATTACAGGTTTTCTGAAGATCTTGATTTTGTGTATTCAAAAGGCGCAGATTTATCACTTTTGAGGGATAAACTGAATGCTTTGATTGACGGATTGAAAATTTCACTGACAGGTATAAATGTAACTGAAGAAAAAGAGGAAAAGTCCCGGCTGCAGATTATGCTTGGGTATAATCTTGTAAATGAAATAATTGAAGGCGGTAAGCATTTAAAACTTGATATCTGTGAAGCGGAAGATGTACCGGGCAATATTGCCGCGCGCATTAGATATATTCATGATGAATTCAAAAACGCGGATGACAACCTGCTGTGTTATAAACTTGAAGCTGTTGCCGCGGATAAGATTAACAGGATTAACAGCATAAATAAAGAAGCCAGGGACATATACGATATGAAGTTTATTCTGGAGGCTGAAGTTGATATTAACAAGTTAAAAGAAGAATATAAAAGGCGTTTTGCGTATTCTTTAAATTCTGCAGATTTAATTAGAAAAGTAAAGGATAAGGCATATGAAGGCCTGTGGAATTCCAGGCTTGGACATCAGGTTAAAGAACTTCCTGAATATAAGGTATTTATTAAACAACTGGAAAACGTGATAAAAGAGCGTTTTAATATTTTGGACTATTAG
- the gltB gene encoding glutamate synthase large subunit, with the protein MKRGINMSGYPEKQGLYDPAQEKDACGVGFIVNVNGVKTASIVENGLLILKRMTHRGAVGADPKTGDGAGILIQTPHEFFVKVASAIKIKLPGQGEYGTGLIFLPLDKNSAAAVKKEVEKAAKECGQEVLGWRSVPVNDSILGETAKASRPDFVQVFIKRSADINNDEDFERKLFLIRKKAENSVRASDIKDRKTFYVTNLSCRVFIYKGLMLPENVADFFTDLNDPLIKSAIALVHSRYSTNTFPTWDLAQPFRYLAHNGEINTIRGNINWMKSREGLFKSSVFGDDVESVKPVIRDEQQSDSASIDNAFEALVQGGRDMPHSMMMLVPEAWEHNNLLSNSVRSFYKYHACFMEPWDGPAALAFTDGVRIGAVLDRNGLRPSRYIETNDGTVILSSETGVIDIAPSQIKHSGRLEPGKIFFIDTQRQRIIEDYEIKKEIAMRAPYREWRKEQLLYLEDLPKADVKQEDPEFLMNRLKAFGYTREDVKEILKPMANDGKEPIGSMGNDTPPSVLSEKPKLLYTYFKQLFAQVTNPPIDSEREDIVMSLRSFIGPRQNLFEETELHTHKLQVREPILTNEELAAIKNITVSGFKTKTITLLYMPGDTKRFIEALDRVCNEAVKAAQNGYSILILSDRGVTDEYAAIPALLALGAVHQELVKRSLRTHTSIILETAEPREVHHFCVLFGFGAGLVNPYMAYDAIKYMHDKGELSCSYNDAVSHYRKACNKGILKVMSKMGISTIQSYRGAQIFEALGIAKEVMDRCFKGAASRVEGVGFAEIAKEREMMHKEAFADILDKDVLLESGGIYQWKKDGEYHMWNPDTISALQDAVRKNSYEKYKEFASLINNQAGHAATLRGLLKFKKTEAVPLEQVETEDEIIKRFVTGAMSFGSISGPAHHTMAIAMNKLGGKSNTGEGGEDSARFKPYPNGDSARSSIKQVASGRFGVNINYLTNADEIQIKIAQGAKPGEGGQLPGHKVSEIIARTRYTTPGVTLISPPPHHDIYSIEDLKQLIFDLKNANPRARISVKLVSEIGIGTVAAGVAKGFADMILISGGDGGTGASPKTSIMNAGLPWELGLSETHQTLVLNNLRTRVRLQADGQMRTGKDLAVAACLGAEEYGFGTAALITMGCVMLRHCHLNNCALGVATQEDILSKRFAGRPEYIINFMRFVAKDLREIMASLGVKNLNELVGRSDLLETDTDILPWKAKNIDFSKILFKPDSKGEPLYCTKTQKHEIKDVLDLQLIKEAAPAFDKKERVRIEKIISNKDRAAGAMLSGEVCRKFGEEYLPEDTIWCKFKGAAGQSFGAFLAGGITFELEGMANDYTGKGLSGGRIIVYPGKKSLFNAEENVIMGNTSFYGATSGEAYINGTAGERFCIRNSGIYAVVEGTGDHGCEYMTGGRVVIIGNTGRNFAAGMSGGIAYVCNNDVNFQEKCNMSMVEFDAMDKEDIDTIYDMLSSHVKFTGSAAAKEILSDFQQNIKKFIKVIPSEYKKVMAVRAQSLAAKEAEV; encoded by the coding sequence ATGAAAAGAGGAATAAATATGAGCGGATACCCGGAAAAGCAAGGGCTTTACGACCCGGCGCAGGAAAAAGACGCGTGCGGAGTCGGGTTTATAGTAAATGTGAACGGAGTTAAAACAGCTTCTATTGTTGAAAACGGGCTGCTTATTTTAAAGCGCATGACTCACAGGGGCGCGGTTGGCGCTGACCCCAAAACCGGCGACGGCGCGGGCATACTTATACAGACCCCGCATGAATTTTTTGTGAAAGTGGCATCTGCCATCAAAATTAAATTACCCGGGCAGGGTGAATACGGCACAGGGCTTATATTTCTGCCTTTGGATAAGAATTCCGCGGCTGCGGTTAAAAAAGAAGTGGAAAAAGCGGCAAAGGAATGCGGGCAGGAAGTACTTGGCTGGCGCAGCGTGCCTGTAAATGATTCAATACTTGGGGAAACGGCAAAAGCATCGCGCCCTGATTTTGTACAGGTCTTTATAAAACGTTCGGCTGATATCAATAACGACGAAGACTTTGAAAGAAAACTTTTTCTTATCAGAAAGAAAGCCGAAAATTCCGTCAGGGCTTCTGACATAAAGGACAGGAAAACTTTTTATGTCACAAATTTATCGTGCAGGGTTTTCATATATAAAGGCCTTATGCTGCCGGAGAACGTGGCGGATTTTTTCACTGACCTTAATGACCCCCTGATAAAAAGCGCCATAGCCCTTGTGCATTCAAGATACTCCACCAATACTTTTCCAACATGGGACCTTGCGCAGCCATTCAGATACCTTGCGCATAATGGTGAAATTAACACAATACGGGGCAACATAAACTGGATGAAGTCGCGCGAAGGGCTTTTTAAAAGCTCTGTGTTCGGCGATGATGTTGAAAGCGTAAAACCGGTAATCCGCGATGAACAGCAGAGCGATTCCGCCTCCATTGACAACGCGTTTGAAGCGCTTGTTCAGGGCGGCAGGGATATGCCGCATTCCATGATGATGCTGGTGCCTGAAGCGTGGGAGCATAATAACCTGCTCTCCAATTCCGTAAGAAGTTTTTATAAATATCACGCGTGTTTCATGGAGCCGTGGGACGGCCCCGCGGCGCTTGCCTTTACCGACGGCGTAAGGATAGGTGCGGTGCTGGACAGAAACGGGCTGCGCCCTTCGCGTTACATAGAGACCAATGACGGCACGGTAATACTGTCTTCGGAAACAGGGGTAATTGATATCGCGCCTTCGCAGATAAAACATTCCGGCAGGCTGGAACCCGGCAAAATATTTTTTATAGATACGCAAAGGCAGAGGATAATAGAAGACTATGAAATAAAAAAAGAAATAGCCATGCGCGCGCCTTACAGGGAATGGAGAAAAGAACAGCTGCTTTATCTTGAAGACCTGCCGAAAGCTGACGTTAAGCAGGAAGACCCTGAATTTCTGATGAACAGGCTGAAAGCTTTTGGATATACAAGGGAAGACGTAAAAGAAATCTTAAAGCCGATGGCAAATGACGGCAAAGAACCCATAGGGTCTATGGGCAATGACACGCCGCCTTCCGTGCTGTCGGAAAAACCCAAGCTTCTTTATACTTATTTTAAGCAGCTCTTCGCTCAGGTTACAAATCCGCCCATTGACTCTGAAAGGGAAGATATTGTAATGAGCCTGCGCAGTTTTATAGGGCCGCGTCAGAACCTGTTTGAAGAGACAGAACTTCATACACATAAACTTCAGGTAAGGGAGCCCATACTGACCAACGAAGAACTTGCCGCGATTAAAAATATCACAGTCAGCGGATTTAAAACTAAAACAATAACGCTGCTTTATATGCCGGGCGACACAAAGCGTTTTATTGAAGCGCTTGACAGGGTCTGCAATGAAGCGGTAAAAGCGGCGCAGAACGGTTATTCTATTTTGATACTAAGCGACCGCGGCGTAACCGATGAATACGCCGCAATTCCCGCGCTCTTAGCGCTGGGGGCTGTGCATCAGGAACTGGTAAAACGGTCTTTAAGGACGCATACAAGCATAATTTTAGAAACCGCCGAACCAAGGGAAGTGCACCATTTCTGCGTGCTGTTTGGTTTTGGCGCGGGGCTTGTAAACCCTTACATGGCTTATGACGCCATTAAGTATATGCACGATAAGGGTGAATTAAGCTGCAGTTATAACGACGCTGTTTCTCATTACCGAAAAGCGTGCAATAAAGGCATCTTAAAAGTTATGTCCAAAATGGGAATTTCCACAATTCAAAGCTACAGGGGCGCGCAGATATTTGAAGCGCTTGGAATTGCAAAAGAGGTAATGGACAGGTGTTTTAAAGGCGCGGCTTCAAGGGTGGAAGGCGTTGGATTTGCCGAGATTGCAAAAGAACGCGAGATGATGCACAAAGAGGCGTTTGCCGATATTCTGGACAAGGATGTGCTTTTGGAATCCGGCGGAATATACCAGTGGAAAAAAGACGGCGAATACCATATGTGGAACCCGGATACTATTTCCGCGCTGCAGGACGCTGTAAGAAAAAACAGCTACGAAAAATATAAAGAGTTTGCGTCGCTTATAAATAACCAGGCGGGGCATGCCGCCACTTTAAGGGGGCTTTTAAAGTTTAAAAAGACAGAAGCTGTTCCTCTGGAACAGGTGGAAACAGAAGATGAAATAATAAAAAGGTTTGTGACCGGCGCGATGAGTTTTGGCTCCATCTCCGGGCCCGCGCACCATACCATGGCAATTGCAATGAATAAGCTTGGCGGAAAATCCAACACGGGCGAAGGCGGCGAAGATTCCGCAAGGTTTAAGCCTTACCCAAACGGGGATTCTGCAAGAAGCTCTATAAAACAGGTGGCTTCGGGAAGGTTTGGAGTAAATATTAATTACCTGACAAACGCCGATGAGATTCAGATTAAAATAGCGCAGGGAGCCAAACCCGGCGAAGGCGGACAGCTTCCGGGGCATAAAGTAAGCGAAATTATAGCGCGTACGCGTTACACCACGCCGGGGGTCACTTTAATTTCCCCGCCTCCGCATCACGATATTTATTCCATAGAAGATTTAAAGCAGCTGATATTTGATTTAAAGAACGCGAACCCCCGCGCGCGCATAAGCGTGAAGCTTGTTTCTGAAATAGGCATAGGCACAGTTGCGGCAGGCGTGGCAAAAGGGTTTGCCGACATGATATTAATTTCCGGCGGCGACGGCGGTACGGGCGCGTCTCCGAAGACTTCCATAATGAACGCGGGGCTGCCGTGGGAGCTTGGGCTGTCAGAAACGCACCAAACACTGGTGCTGAATAATTTAAGGACAAGGGTAAGGCTGCAGGCGGATGGGCAGATGAGGACGGGCAAAGACTTAGCCGTAGCGGCGTGCCTTGGCGCGGAAGAGTACGGTTTTGGAACCGCCGCGCTTATAACCATGGGGTGCGTTATGCTGCGCCACTGCCATCTGAATAACTGCGCGCTGGGCGTGGCCACGCAGGAAGATATTTTAAGCAAAAGGTTTGCCGGGCGTCCGGAATACATAATAAATTTCATGCGCTTTGTGGCAAAAGATTTAAGGGAAATAATGGCGTCGCTTGGAGTTAAAAACTTAAATGAACTTGTGGGCAGGTCTGACCTTCTGGAAACTGATACGGACATACTTCCGTGGAAAGCAAAGAATATTGATTTTTCAAAAATTCTTTTCAAGCCGGATTCCAAGGGAGAACCGCTGTACTGCACAAAAACACAGAAGCATGAAATAAAAGATGTGCTGGACCTGCAGCTTATAAAAGAAGCGGCGCCGGCGTTTGATAAAAAGGAACGCGTAAGGATAGAAAAAATAATCAGCAATAAGGACCGCGCTGCCGGCGCTATGTTGTCCGGCGAAGTGTGTAGAAAATTCGGCGAAGAATATCTGCCGGAAGACACTATCTGGTGCAAGTTTAAAGGGGCCGCGGGGCAGAGCTTTGGCGCGTTTTTAGCCGGCGGCATAACTTTTGAACTTGAAGGCATGGCAAATGACTACACAGGCAAAGGGCTTTCCGGCGGAAGAATAATAGTTTATCCTGGCAAAAAGTCGCTGTTTAACGCCGAAGAAAACGTGATTATGGGCAATACTTCATTTTATGGAGCTACATCCGGCGAGGCGTATATAAACGGAACGGCGGGAGAAAGGTTCTGCATAAGAAATTCCGGTATCTACGCGGTTGTTGAAGGCACGGGCGACCATGGCTGCGAATATATGACAGGCGGCAGGGTTGTTATCATCGGAAACACAGGCAGGAACTTTGCCGCAGGTATGTCGGGCGGAATAGCGTATGTCTGCAATAACGATGTGAATTTTCAGGAAAAATGCAATATGAGCATGGTGGAATTTGATGCCATGGATAAAGAAGATATTGATACCATTTACGACATGCTGTCTTCGCATGTGAAGTTTACAGGAAGCGCGGCGGCAAAAGAGATACTCTCTGATTTTCAGCAGAACATAAAAAAGTTCATCAAGGTAATACCGTCAGAGTATAAAAAAGTCATGGCAGTCAGGGCGCAGAGCCTTGCGGCTAAAGAAGCGGAGGTATAA